From Streptomyces sp. NBC_00690, a single genomic window includes:
- a CDS encoding 4-hydroxy-3-methylbut-2-enyl diphosphate reductase, which produces MGGMTATPLARRVLLAAPRGYCAGVDRAVIAVEKALEQYGSPIYVRHEIVHNKYVVQTLEKKGAIFVDKTAEVPEGSIVMFSAHGVAPVVHEEAAGRQLATIDATCPLVTKVHKEAVRFANEDYDILLIGHEGHEEVIGTSGEAPDHITLVDGPDDVAKVEVRDESKVVWLSQTTLSVDETMETVDRLKEKFPQLISPPSDDICYATQNRQIAVKQMGAEADLVIVVGSKNSSNSVRLVEVALGAGASSAHLVDFAEEIDEAWLEGVSTVGVTSGASVPDILVEGVLEWLTQRGYEDVELVKAAEESITFSLPKELRRDLRAEAAELVAKASARSGE; this is translated from the coding sequence ATGGGGGGCATGACTGCTACGCCTCTTGCCCGCCGCGTCCTGCTCGCCGCGCCCCGTGGCTACTGCGCGGGAGTGGATCGTGCCGTGATCGCCGTCGAGAAGGCGCTTGAGCAGTACGGCTCACCGATCTACGTTCGCCACGAGATCGTCCACAACAAATACGTCGTCCAGACCCTGGAGAAGAAGGGCGCGATCTTCGTCGACAAGACGGCGGAGGTCCCCGAAGGCTCCATCGTCATGTTCTCCGCGCACGGGGTCGCACCCGTCGTCCACGAAGAGGCGGCCGGCCGCCAGCTCGCGACCATCGACGCCACCTGCCCCCTGGTCACCAAGGTGCACAAGGAGGCCGTCCGGTTCGCCAACGAGGACTACGACATCCTCCTGATCGGTCACGAAGGCCATGAAGAGGTCATCGGCACCTCCGGCGAGGCCCCGGACCACATCACGCTCGTCGACGGCCCGGACGACGTCGCCAAGGTCGAGGTCCGCGACGAGTCGAAGGTCGTCTGGCTCTCCCAGACCACCCTCTCGGTCGACGAGACGATGGAGACCGTGGACCGGCTGAAGGAGAAGTTCCCCCAGCTGATCTCCCCGCCCAGCGACGACATCTGCTACGCCACTCAGAACCGTCAGATCGCCGTCAAGCAGATGGGCGCCGAAGCGGACCTGGTGATCGTGGTCGGCTCCAAGAACTCGTCGAACTCCGTGCGACTGGTCGAGGTCGCCCTCGGCGCAGGCGCATCCTCCGCCCACTTGGTCGACTTCGCCGAAGAGATCGACGAGGCATGGCTCGAAGGGGTCTCCACGGTCGGTGTCACCTCCGGCGCGTCCGTCCCCGACATCCTGGTCGAAGGCGTACTGGAGTGGCTCACCCAGCGTGGCTACGAGGACGTCGAACTCGTGAAGGCGGCCGAGGAGTCGATCACCTTCTCGCTGCCGAAGGAACTGCGCCGGGACCTGCGCGCCGAGGCGGCCGAACTGGTCGCCAAGGCATCCGCGCGCTCTGGCGAGTGA
- the ppgK gene encoding polyphosphate--glucose phosphotransferase codes for MNVFGVDIGGSGIKGAPVDLERGDLAEERHKVLTPHPATPDAVADGVAEVVRHFDWSGPVGITFPGVVTDGVTRTAANVDKDWIDKDAAGLLSERLKGVPVTLLNDADAAGIAEMTFGAGRRRTGTVIVLTLGTGIGSAVFTGGRLLPNTELGHLELHGRDAETHASTKAKEDEDLSWHHWARRVQKYLAHVEMLFSPELFILGGGVSRKADKFVPLIEGIRAEIVPAELKNNAGIVGAAMATQGDQHHQS; via the coding sequence ATGAACGTGTTCGGAGTGGACATCGGTGGATCGGGAATCAAGGGCGCTCCCGTAGATCTTGAGCGCGGTGACTTGGCGGAGGAACGCCACAAGGTACTGACACCGCACCCTGCGACGCCGGACGCCGTGGCGGACGGCGTCGCCGAAGTGGTGCGGCACTTCGACTGGTCGGGCCCGGTGGGCATCACCTTCCCCGGCGTGGTCACCGACGGAGTGACGCGTACGGCGGCCAACGTCGACAAGGACTGGATCGACAAGGACGCGGCGGGGCTGCTCAGCGAGCGGCTCAAGGGTGTACCGGTCACCCTGCTGAACGACGCGGACGCCGCGGGCATCGCGGAAATGACCTTCGGCGCTGGCCGTCGCCGCACGGGCACGGTGATCGTCCTGACCCTCGGGACGGGCATCGGCAGCGCGGTCTTCACCGGCGGACGGCTGCTCCCCAACACCGAGCTGGGACATCTTGAGCTGCACGGCCGCGACGCCGAGACGCACGCGTCGACCAAGGCGAAGGAGGACGAGGACCTGAGCTGGCACCACTGGGCGCGGCGGGTGCAGAAGTACCTCGCCCATGTGGAGATGCTGTTCTCGCCCGAGCTGTTCATCCTCGGCGGTGGAGTGAGCCGGAAGGCGGACAAGTTCGTTCCGCTGATCGAAGGGATCCGAGCGGAGATCGTCCCCGCGGAGCTCAAGAACAACGCGGGCATCGTCGGCGCCGCCATGGCGACGCAGGGCGACCAGCACCACCAGAGCTGA
- a CDS encoding DUF6542 domain-containing protein produces the protein MEQHRTSNPQRRQRPQPPLTPQGPLSPQSALADAPAVYGLRPTAPARSESALVVALRRFPAPRLTGLGAGLFAIVTMLVIGALDWLFFDGSAAVFGMLYLPVCALTALWVREADLVTAPIGVPIAFAVGVVPISGGEGGIGGQIMAVVTSLAVHAGWLYGGTLVAGLITCVRKVRSMGRRRRKVHPATPPPAHRPHVR, from the coding sequence GTGGAGCAGCACAGGACGAGTAACCCCCAGCGCCGGCAACGGCCGCAGCCCCCTTTGACGCCGCAGGGACCCCTCTCACCGCAGAGTGCCCTCGCCGACGCGCCCGCCGTGTACGGGCTTCGGCCCACGGCCCCGGCCCGTTCCGAATCCGCCCTGGTCGTCGCCCTGCGCCGGTTTCCGGCACCGCGACTGACGGGCTTGGGCGCCGGTCTCTTCGCCATCGTCACCATGCTGGTGATCGGCGCACTCGACTGGCTGTTCTTCGACGGCTCGGCCGCGGTGTTCGGGATGCTCTATCTGCCGGTCTGTGCGCTGACGGCCCTGTGGGTGCGGGAAGCGGACCTGGTCACGGCACCCATCGGGGTTCCCATCGCGTTCGCCGTCGGGGTCGTGCCCATCTCCGGTGGGGAGGGCGGCATCGGTGGCCAGATCATGGCTGTGGTCACCTCGCTCGCCGTGCATGCCGGGTGGCTCTACGGCGGAACCCTCGTGGCCGGTCTGATCACCTGCGTACGCAAGGTGCGGTCGATGGGGCGGCGTCGGCGCAAGGTCCACCCCGCCACACCGCCACCCGCTCACCGGCCGCACGTCCGGTGA
- the ychF gene encoding redox-regulated ATPase YchF — MSLTIGIVGLPNVGKSTLFNALTKNDVLAANYPFATIEPNVGVVGVPDDRLAKLAEIFGSQRILPATVDFVDIAGIVRGASEGEGLGNKFLANIRESDAICQVIRAFKDDNVVHVDGKVSPKDDIETINTELILADLQSVEKAVPRLTKESRLQKDKVAVLAAVEAAQKILESGETLFSAGITKGTEQGDLLHELHLLTTKPFLYAFNVDEDELVDEDFKNEQRALVAPAEAIFLNAKIESELIELDDEESLELLQSMGQEEPGLATLSRVGFDILGLQTYLTAGPKETRAWTIKKGATAPEAAGVIHTDFQKGFIKAEVISFDDLMTTGSVAEARAKGKARMEGKEYVMQDGDVVEFRFNV; from the coding sequence GTGTCGCTCACGATCGGAATCGTCGGCCTGCCGAATGTCGGTAAGTCGACCCTTTTCAATGCCCTGACCAAGAACGACGTGCTGGCGGCCAACTACCCGTTCGCCACGATCGAGCCGAACGTCGGTGTGGTCGGGGTCCCCGACGACCGACTGGCGAAGCTGGCGGAGATCTTCGGCTCCCAGCGGATCCTGCCGGCGACGGTCGACTTCGTCGACATCGCGGGCATCGTCCGTGGCGCGAGCGAGGGCGAGGGGCTCGGCAACAAGTTCCTGGCGAACATCCGCGAGTCCGATGCGATCTGCCAGGTCATCCGTGCCTTCAAGGATGACAACGTGGTGCACGTCGACGGCAAGGTCTCGCCGAAGGACGACATCGAGACGATCAACACCGAGCTCATCCTCGCCGACCTCCAGTCGGTCGAGAAGGCCGTCCCGCGGCTGACGAAGGAGTCCCGCCTCCAGAAGGACAAGGTGGCGGTTCTCGCGGCGGTCGAGGCCGCCCAGAAGATCCTGGAGTCGGGCGAGACGCTGTTCTCGGCGGGCATCACCAAGGGCACCGAGCAGGGCGACCTGCTGCACGAGCTGCACCTGCTGACGACGAAGCCGTTCCTCTACGCCTTCAACGTGGACGAGGACGAGCTCGTCGACGAGGACTTCAAGAACGAACAGCGCGCACTGGTCGCCCCGGCCGAGGCGATCTTCCTCAACGCCAAGATCGAGTCCGAGCTGATCGAACTGGACGACGAGGAGTCGCTTGAGCTCCTCCAGTCCATGGGCCAGGAAGAGCCCGGCCTCGCCACGCTCAGCCGCGTCGGCTTCGACATCCTGGGCCTCCAGACCTATCTGACGGCTGGCCCGAAGGAAACCCGCGCCTGGACGATCAAGAAGGGCGCCACCGCCCCCGAGGCGGCCGGTGTGATCCACACCGACTTCCAGAAGGGCTTCATCAAGGCCGAGGTCATCTCCTTCGACGACCTGATGACGACGGGCTCGGTGGCGGAGGCCCGCGCGAAGGGCAAGGCGCGCATGGAGGGCAAGGAGTACGTGATGCAGGACGGGGACGTGGTGGAGTTCAGGTTCAACGTGTAG
- a CDS encoding type II toxin-antitoxin system RelE family toxin, which yields MSEYRTVFRPEAQAELRKIPRDVALRILAKLTELETDPLGFNTTALVSQPERRRLRVGDYRVVYTIDNGELVIWVVHVGHRSTVYET from the coding sequence GTGAGTGAATACCGAACCGTCTTCCGACCCGAGGCGCAGGCCGAGCTCCGGAAGATCCCTCGCGACGTGGCGCTGCGCATCCTGGCCAAGCTGACCGAGTTGGAAACCGACCCTCTCGGCTTCAACACCACCGCACTCGTCTCCCAGCCCGAACGTCGCCGCCTCCGCGTCGGCGACTACCGCGTCGTCTATACAATCGACAACGGGGAACTGGTGATCTGGGTCGTTCACGTCGGACACCGGTCCACCGTTTACGAGACCTGA
- a CDS encoding type II toxin-antitoxin system Phd/YefM family antitoxin yields MTQPLPIESIRDVRAHLAEVVERADRDDVPTVITRRGKEVAAVVSIEVLRKYQAWEEREINRIIDERMANPAPGIPIEDIMRETLARGE; encoded by the coding sequence ATGACGCAGCCGCTACCCATAGAGTCCATCCGTGACGTGCGAGCTCACCTGGCGGAGGTGGTGGAGCGCGCCGATCGCGACGACGTACCCACGGTGATCACGCGCCGAGGCAAGGAAGTCGCCGCCGTGGTGTCCATCGAGGTGCTGCGCAAGTACCAGGCATGGGAAGAGCGCGAGATCAACCGGATCATCGACGAGCGCATGGCCAACCCGGCACCCGGCATCCCGATCGAGGACATCATGAGGGAGACACTGGCGCGCGGTGAGTGA
- a CDS encoding DUF2075 domain-containing protein, with translation MLFRASAKTVAAMALDSSLYLHLTEQFTHTHGYRPNPSEARSWERSIPALTAALNDAGLGDVEVMLEYALPMNSKRADAVLAGIHPRTGDPSYIVVELKQWSDVLPDEDDPVLCHVPSYTQPVLNPIEQVRRYCEYLVNFNGAVAGHPERVGGVAFLHNATEFDVAALREIESDQWGQLFTGDTRGRFIDHVRARLSPEYPGAAAADGLLAGRTVPSKQLMAVAAQEVREREQFVLLDEQQVAYRKVLNAVRKAQQSDHKEVVVITGGPGTGKSVIALSLLGELYRRGVPALHATGSQSFTKTMRKVAGARKREVQDLFKYFNSFMTTEKNSLDVLICDEAHRIRETSANRYTPAARRTSKQQIDELMDVAKVPVFLLDEHQVVRPGEMGTVEDIRAAAARRGLNCPVVRLESQFRCGGSDAYLRWVVRLLGLETGGPVAWNTDDRMHLFVADSPEEMEGFLDGRRGQDYSARISAGYCWQWSPEPKPGQPLPADVRIGAWARPWNLRGDRSVSGAPPSALWATDPAGFGQIGCVYTAQGFEYDWSGVIIGPDLVWRGDRWVTVRTASKDPVFKRSTPDADVDRLIRNTYKVLLTRGMVGTVVYSTDRETQEKLRDLVGAGRRVDVTA, from the coding sequence TTGTTGTTCCGCGCGTCTGCGAAAACGGTCGCCGCCATGGCGCTCGACAGTTCGCTCTATCTCCACCTCACCGAGCAGTTCACCCACACTCACGGCTACCGGCCCAACCCCTCGGAGGCGCGGTCTTGGGAGCGGAGCATCCCCGCGCTGACCGCTGCGCTCAATGATGCGGGACTCGGTGACGTTGAGGTCATGCTCGAGTACGCACTTCCGATGAACAGCAAGCGAGCCGATGCGGTTCTCGCCGGGATCCACCCACGCACGGGTGACCCCTCCTACATCGTGGTGGAGCTCAAGCAGTGGAGCGATGTTCTACCGGATGAGGACGACCCGGTACTCTGCCACGTCCCGTCATACACTCAGCCGGTCCTCAACCCCATCGAGCAGGTGCGCCGGTACTGCGAGTACCTGGTCAACTTCAACGGCGCTGTCGCCGGCCACCCGGAGAGGGTCGGGGGAGTGGCCTTCCTGCACAATGCAACCGAGTTCGATGTGGCTGCCCTGCGTGAGATCGAGTCTGACCAGTGGGGCCAGTTGTTCACGGGCGACACCCGCGGAAGGTTCATCGACCACGTTCGTGCTCGGCTCAGCCCTGAGTACCCGGGCGCCGCAGCCGCTGACGGGCTGCTCGCGGGCAGGACGGTCCCCTCGAAGCAGCTGATGGCTGTCGCAGCGCAGGAAGTCCGCGAGAGGGAGCAGTTCGTGCTTCTCGACGAACAGCAGGTCGCTTACCGAAAGGTCCTCAACGCGGTACGCAAGGCCCAGCAGTCTGACCACAAGGAGGTCGTGGTAATCACCGGTGGCCCCGGCACCGGCAAGAGCGTCATCGCGCTCTCGCTGCTCGGCGAGTTGTACAGGCGAGGCGTCCCAGCTCTACACGCGACCGGGTCCCAGTCCTTCACCAAGACGATGCGCAAGGTTGCGGGGGCCAGAAAGCGCGAAGTCCAAGATCTCTTCAAGTACTTCAACAGTTTCATGACGACGGAGAAGAACAGCCTCGACGTACTGATCTGCGATGAGGCCCACCGCATCCGTGAGACATCCGCCAACCGGTACACGCCGGCCGCACGCCGGACCAGTAAGCAGCAGATCGACGAACTGATGGACGTGGCCAAAGTGCCCGTCTTCCTGCTCGATGAGCACCAGGTCGTGCGCCCGGGTGAGATGGGCACGGTGGAGGACATTCGAGCCGCAGCCGCACGCAGGGGGCTGAACTGCCCCGTCGTCAGGCTGGAGAGCCAGTTTCGCTGCGGCGGGAGCGATGCCTACCTGCGCTGGGTGGTGCGGCTTCTGGGACTGGAGACCGGTGGCCCGGTGGCGTGGAACACGGACGATCGCATGCACCTCTTCGTGGCCGACAGCCCGGAAGAGATGGAAGGCTTCTTGGACGGCCGCCGCGGACAGGACTACAGCGCTCGCATATCAGCCGGCTACTGCTGGCAGTGGTCCCCGGAACCTAAGCCAGGGCAGCCTCTTCCGGCAGACGTGCGGATCGGCGCCTGGGCACGCCCCTGGAACCTGCGCGGCGACCGCTCTGTCTCCGGCGCACCGCCGTCTGCTCTGTGGGCCACGGACCCGGCGGGCTTCGGGCAGATCGGTTGCGTCTATACCGCCCAGGGTTTCGAGTACGACTGGTCGGGCGTCATCATCGGCCCCGACCTGGTGTGGCGCGGCGATCGATGGGTGACGGTCCGTACGGCATCCAAGGATCCGGTGTTCAAGCGCTCGACACCGGATGCCGATGTGGATCGGCTGATCCGCAATACGTACAAGGTGCTGCTGACCCGCGGAATGGTCGGCACGGTCGTCTACTCCACGGATCGGGAAACGCAGGAGAAGCTACGAGACCTGGTGGGGGCCGGGCGGCGCGTGGATGTCACGGCGTGA